Proteins from a genomic interval of Pseudomonas sp. RC10:
- a CDS encoding acetyl-CoA C-acetyltransferase — protein MQDVVIVAATRTAVGSFQGSLANVSAVDLGAAVIRQLLAQTGLDPAQVDEVIMGQVLTAGAGQNPARQASIKAGLPFAVPAMTLNKVCGSGLKALHLGTQAIRCGDADVIIAGGQESMSLANYVMPGARTGLRMGHATMVDTMISDGLWDAFNDYHMGITAENLSEKYGISREAQDAFAAASQQKAAAAIEAGRFVDEITPILIPQRKGDPISFATDEQPRAGTTAESLGKLKPAFKKDGTVTAGNASSLNDGAAAVILMSAKKAEELGLPVLARIAAYANAGVDPAIMGIGPVSATRRCLDKAGWSLDELDLIEANEAFAAQSLSVGKELGWDASKVNVNGGAIAIGHPIGASGCRVLVTLLHEMIKRDAKKGLATLCIGGGQGVALALAR, from the coding sequence ATGCAAGACGTCGTAATCGTTGCCGCCACCCGCACTGCGGTCGGCAGTTTTCAGGGTTCGTTGGCGAATGTGTCGGCTGTTGATCTGGGCGCAGCGGTGATCCGTCAGTTGCTGGCGCAGACCGGCCTGGACCCGGCGCAGGTCGATGAAGTGATCATGGGGCAAGTGCTCACTGCCGGTGCCGGTCAGAATCCGGCGCGTCAAGCGTCGATCAAAGCGGGGCTGCCGTTCGCGGTGCCCGCGATGACGCTGAACAAGGTCTGCGGTTCGGGCCTCAAGGCCCTGCACTTGGGCACTCAGGCAATCCGTTGCGGCGACGCTGACGTGATCATTGCGGGCGGTCAGGAAAGCATGAGCTTGGCCAACTATGTGATGCCGGGTGCGCGTACCGGTCTGCGCATGGGCCACGCGACTATGGTCGACACCATGATCAGCGACGGCCTGTGGGATGCGTTCAACGATTACCACATGGGCATCACCGCCGAGAACCTGTCGGAAAAGTACGGCATCAGCCGTGAGGCGCAAGACGCCTTCGCCGCTGCCTCGCAACAGAAAGCCGCTGCGGCCATCGAAGCCGGGCGTTTCGTCGATGAAATCACCCCGATCCTGATCCCTCAGCGCAAGGGCGATCCGATTTCCTTCGCCACCGACGAACAACCCCGTGCAGGCACCACCGCCGAATCCCTGGGCAAACTCAAGCCGGCCTTCAAGAAAGACGGCACCGTGACCGCCGGTAATGCCTCGTCGCTGAATGATGGTGCCGCTGCGGTCATCCTGATGAGCGCGAAGAAGGCTGAAGAACTGGGCTTGCCGGTGCTGGCACGCATTGCCGCTTACGCCAACGCCGGTGTCGACCCGGCGATCATGGGCATCGGCCCGGTCAGCGCCACCCGTCGTTGCCTGGACAAAGCGGGCTGGTCGCTGGACGAGCTGGACCTGATCGAAGCCAACGAAGCGTTTGCCGCGCAATCGCTGTCGGTGGGCAAAGAGCTGGGTTGGGATGCGAGCAAGGTCAACGTTAACGGCGGCGCCATTGCCATCGGCCACCCGATCGGTGCGTCGGGTTGCCGCGTGCTGGTGACCCTGCTGCATGAAATGATCAAGCGCGATGCGAAGAAGGGTCTGGCGACCCTGTGCATCGGTGGGGGTCAGGGCGTGGCTTTAGCACTGGCGCGGTAG
- a CDS encoding oxygenase MpaB family protein, protein MEFIRTRIETQVMSMTGLALGQLDMENPKGDPGLFGPQAVCWQVHGDFPSMMIGGICALMLQMLHPRVLAGVWDHSNFREDMLGRLRRTGQFISGTTFGSTHDANWLIDKVLSIHSQISGIAPDGTPYKADDPALLTWVHVAEVSSFMAAHLRYLNPDLSLDAQDRYYAETALVAERLGARDIPRSAAEIDAYLHRMRPELVCDDRAREVFSVLQNAPAPSRLAKPMGRLMMQAGVELMPEWASGMFDIRMGNFKRQMIRAGVNRTAPILRWAVRNASVHRARRRMGVL, encoded by the coding sequence ATGGAATTCATCCGCACCCGCATCGAAACCCAAGTCATGAGCATGACCGGCCTGGCCCTTGGCCAACTGGACATGGAGAACCCCAAGGGCGATCCGGGTCTGTTCGGGCCGCAGGCGGTGTGCTGGCAGGTGCACGGCGATTTCCCGAGCATGATGATCGGCGGCATTTGCGCGCTGATGCTGCAAATGCTCCACCCTCGTGTGCTGGCGGGGGTGTGGGATCACTCCAACTTTCGTGAGGACATGCTCGGTCGGCTACGGCGCACCGGGCAGTTCATCTCCGGCACCACATTCGGTTCGACCCACGACGCCAATTGGCTGATCGACAAGGTGCTGAGCATCCATTCGCAGATCAGCGGGATCGCCCCGGACGGCACCCCGTACAAGGCCGATGATCCGGCGCTGCTAACGTGGGTACATGTGGCCGAAGTCAGCAGTTTCATGGCCGCACATTTGCGATACCTCAATCCTGATCTGTCCCTCGATGCTCAAGACCGCTATTACGCCGAAACCGCGCTCGTGGCGGAGCGTCTGGGTGCACGCGACATTCCGCGTTCGGCCGCTGAAATCGACGCTTACCTGCATCGGATGCGCCCGGAGCTGGTGTGTGACGACCGAGCGCGTGAGGTGTTCAGCGTCCTGCAGAATGCCCCGGCACCCAGCCGCCTGGCCAAGCCAATGGGGCGTCTGATGATGCAGGCCGGGGTTGAATTGATGCCGGAATGGGCGAGCGGGATGTTCGATATCCGGATGGGGAATTTCAAACGCCAAATGATCCGCGCGGGGGTTAACCGGACGGCACCGATCTTGAGATGGGCCGTGCGCAATGCGTCGGTGCATCGGGCGCGGCGCAGGATGGGAGTTCTCTGA
- the acs gene encoding acetate--CoA ligase yields MFNISDFPHADATRKAAQLSADDYQRLYRQSIEQPDTFWAEQAKKFLHWFSPWDQVQQCDIKTGSAQWFKGGKLNVSYNCIDRHLEKRGDQVAIIWEGDNPSESAEITYKKLHHNVARLANVLKQRGVKKGDRVCIYMPMIPEAAYAMLACTRIGAIHSVVFGGFSPDALRDRILDADCHTVITADEGVRGGKYVPLKQNVDKALQSCPNVSTVLVVKRTEGQVEWVEGRDIWYHEALHGISDDCPPEPMDAEDPLFILYTSGSTGKPKGVLHTTGGYLLQAAMTHQHVFDYREGEIFWCSADVGWVTGHTYIVYGPLANGATTLIFEGVPNYPDTSRFWQVIDKHHVNIFYTAPTALRALMREGAKPLENTSRESLRILGTVGEPINPEAWEWYFHKVGKDRCPIVDTWWQTETGGTMLTPLISTTPLKPGCATQPMFGVQPVLLDEKGNELEGATSGLLAIKASWPGQIRGVYGDQQRMIDTYFKPYPGYYFTGDGARRDQDGHYWITGRVDDVINVSGHRIGTAEVESALVLHDSVAEAAVVGYPHDVKGMGIYAFVTTMAGIEPDEALQKELLTLVSKEIGSFAKPELIQWAPALPKTRSGKIMRRILRKIACNEIDSLGDISTLADSSVVEGLIEKRLNR; encoded by the coding sequence ATGTTCAATATCAGCGATTTCCCACACGCCGATGCGACGCGCAAAGCCGCTCAACTCAGTGCCGATGACTATCAGCGTCTGTACCGGCAATCCATCGAGCAGCCCGACACCTTCTGGGCCGAGCAGGCAAAAAAATTTCTCCACTGGTTCTCGCCGTGGGATCAGGTCCAGCAGTGCGACATCAAGACCGGCAGCGCGCAGTGGTTCAAAGGTGGCAAGTTGAATGTGAGTTACAACTGCATCGACCGTCATCTGGAAAAGCGCGGTGATCAGGTAGCGATCATTTGGGAAGGCGACAATCCTTCGGAGTCCGCCGAAATCACCTACAAGAAGCTGCACCACAACGTCGCCCGTCTGGCGAATGTGCTGAAGCAGCGCGGGGTGAAGAAAGGCGACCGGGTGTGCATCTACATGCCGATGATTCCGGAAGCGGCCTACGCAATGCTGGCCTGCACCCGCATCGGCGCGATTCATTCGGTGGTGTTCGGCGGCTTTTCCCCTGACGCCCTGCGTGACCGGATTCTCGACGCTGATTGCCACACTGTCATCACCGCCGATGAAGGTGTGCGCGGCGGCAAATACGTGCCGTTGAAACAGAATGTCGACAAAGCCCTGCAAAGCTGCCCGAACGTCAGCACGGTGCTGGTGGTCAAGCGCACCGAAGGCCAGGTCGAGTGGGTCGAAGGACGCGACATCTGGTATCACGAAGCGCTGCACGGCATCAGCGACGATTGCCCACCCGAACCGATGGACGCCGAAGACCCGCTGTTCATCCTCTACACCTCGGGCAGCACCGGCAAACCAAAGGGGGTGCTGCACACCACCGGCGGTTACCTGCTGCAAGCGGCGATGACCCATCAGCATGTCTTCGATTATCGCGAGGGCGAGATTTTCTGGTGCTCCGCCGACGTCGGCTGGGTCACCGGACACACGTACATCGTCTACGGCCCGCTGGCCAACGGTGCCACCACGCTGATTTTCGAAGGAGTGCCGAATTACCCCGACACCTCGCGTTTCTGGCAGGTGATCGACAAGCACCACGTCAATATCTTCTACACCGCGCCAACGGCGTTGCGAGCACTGATGCGTGAGGGGGCGAAGCCGCTTGAGAACACAAGCCGGGAAAGCCTGCGCATTCTCGGCACGGTCGGTGAGCCCATTAACCCGGAAGCGTGGGAATGGTATTTCCATAAAGTCGGAAAAGACCGGTGCCCTATCGTCGATACGTGGTGGCAGACCGAAACCGGCGGCACGATGCTCACCCCGCTGATCAGCACAACGCCCCTGAAACCGGGCTGCGCCACTCAGCCGATGTTTGGCGTACAGCCCGTGCTGCTCGACGAAAAAGGCAATGAGCTGGAGGGCGCGACCAGCGGCTTATTGGCGATCAAGGCCAGTTGGCCGGGGCAGATTCGCGGCGTGTATGGCGATCAGCAACGCATGATCGACACCTACTTCAAACCCTACCCCGGTTATTACTTCACGGGGGATGGCGCGCGTCGCGATCAGGACGGGCATTACTGGATCACCGGGCGGGTGGACGACGTGATCAACGTGTCCGGGCATCGCATCGGCACGGCGGAGGTCGAGAGCGCGTTGGTATTGCATGACAGCGTGGCCGAGGCAGCGGTGGTGGGTTACCCCCATGACGTGAAAGGCATGGGCATTTATGCATTCGTGACCACCATGGCCGGGATCGAGCCGGACGAGGCGTTGCAGAAGGAACTGTTGACGCTGGTCAGCAAGGAAATCGGCAGCTTCGCCAAACCGGAGCTGATTCAGTGGGCCCCGGCCTTGCCGAAAACCCGTTCCGGGAAGATCATGCGGCGCATCCTGCGCAAGATCGCCTGTAACGAAATCGACAGTTTGGGGGATATCTCGACCCTCGCGGATTCGAGTGTCGTGGAGGGGCTGATCGAGAAGCGCCTTAACCGATAG
- the pgi gene encoding glucose-6-phosphate isomerase: protein MAYYRNPHDVTTLPAWQALSDHRKAMQNFSMRDAFNEDPQRFNEFTLSSAGLFLDYSKNLITAETRQLLVNLANEVGLKDAIKAQYDGELVNSSEGRPALHTALRRPVGDKLLVNGVNVMPEVHKVLNQITDLVGRIHDGLWRGYTEKPITDVVNIGIGGSFLGPELVSEALLSYAQKGVRCHYLANIDGTELHELTSKLRAETTLFIVSSKTFSTLETLKNATAARAWYLAQGGSEAELYRHFIAVSSNNAAAVAFGIREENIFPMWDWVGGRYSLWSAIGLPIALAVGMSNFKELLSGAYTMDQHFLNAPFEQNMPALLGLLGVWYGNFWGAQSHAILPYDHYLRNITKHLQQLDMESNGKSVRQDGVPVKTDTGPVIWGGVGCNGQHAYHQLLHQGTQLIPADFIVPIVSFNPVSDHHQWLYANCLSQSQALMLGKTRAEAEAELRAKGLSEDEVQRVAPHKVVPGNRPSNTIVVERISPRRLGALVAMYEHKVFVQSVVWGTNAFDQWGVELGKELGKGVYSRLVGTEETVAEDASTQGLINYFRGRHRG from the coding sequence ATGGCGTACTACCGCAACCCTCATGACGTCACCACCCTGCCCGCCTGGCAGGCGCTCTCCGACCACCGCAAAGCGATGCAGAATTTCAGCATGCGCGACGCGTTCAACGAAGACCCGCAGCGTTTCAACGAATTCACCCTCAGCAGCGCCGGGCTGTTTCTCGACTACTCGAAGAACCTGATCACCGCCGAAACCCGTCAGCTGTTGGTCAATCTGGCCAACGAAGTGGGCCTGAAAGACGCGATCAAAGCGCAATACGACGGCGAACTGGTCAATTCCTCGGAAGGTCGCCCGGCCCTGCACACCGCGCTGCGCCGTCCAGTGGGCGACAAGCTGTTGGTGAACGGCGTCAACGTGATGCCCGAAGTGCACAAGGTGCTGAACCAGATCACCGATCTGGTGGGCCGCATTCACGACGGTCTATGGCGCGGTTACACCGAGAAGCCGATCACTGACGTGGTCAACATCGGCATCGGTGGCTCGTTCCTCGGCCCTGAGCTGGTGTCCGAAGCGCTGTTGTCCTACGCGCAGAAAGGCGTTCGCTGCCACTACCTGGCGAACATCGACGGCACAGAGCTGCACGAACTGACCAGCAAGCTGCGTGCGGAAACCACGCTGTTTATCGTCTCCTCCAAGACCTTCAGCACCCTCGAAACCCTGAAAAACGCCACCGCTGCACGCGCCTGGTATCTGGCTCAGGGCGGCTCCGAGGCTGAGCTGTACCGTCACTTCATCGCGGTGTCGAGCAACAACGCCGCTGCGGTGGCGTTCGGCATTCGTGAAGAAAACATCTTCCCGATGTGGGACTGGGTTGGCGGTCGTTACTCGCTGTGGTCGGCCATTGGTCTTCCAATCGCTTTGGCCGTGGGCATGTCCAACTTCAAGGAATTGCTGTCCGGTGCCTACACCATGGACCAGCATTTCCTGAACGCACCGTTCGAGCAAAACATGCCCGCGCTGCTGGGCCTGCTCGGCGTGTGGTACGGCAACTTCTGGGGCGCGCAAAGCCACGCGATCCTGCCGTACGACCACTACCTGCGTAACATCACCAAGCATTTGCAACAGCTGGACATGGAATCCAACGGCAAGAGCGTTCGTCAGGACGGCGTGCCGGTGAAGACCGACACCGGCCCGGTGATCTGGGGTGGCGTGGGCTGCAACGGTCAGCACGCGTATCACCAGCTGCTGCACCAAGGCACCCAACTGATTCCGGCCGACTTCATCGTGCCGATCGTCAGCTTCAACCCGGTGTCCGACCACCACCAATGGCTGTACGCCAACTGCTTGTCGCAGAGCCAGGCACTCATGCTCGGCAAGACTCGCGCCGAGGCCGAAGCCGAACTGCGCGCCAAAGGCCTGTCGGAAGACGAAGTGCAGCGTGTCGCGCCGCACAAGGTCGTGCCAGGCAACCGTCCGAGCAACACCATCGTCGTCGAGCGCATCAGCCCGCGTCGTCTGGGTGCGCTGGTCGCGATGTACGAGCACAAAGTCTTCGTCCAAAGCGTGGTCTGGGGCACCAACGCCTTCGACCAGTGGGGCGTCGAGCTGGGCAAAGAACTGGGCAAAGGCGTTTACAGCCGCCTCGTCGGCACGGAAGAAACCGTTGCTGAAGATGCGTCCACTCAAGGCTTGATCAATTACTTCCGCGGTCGTCACCGCGGCTGA
- the panC gene encoding pantoate--beta-alanine ligase encodes MNTVKTVRELRAAVARARSEGKRIALVPTMGNLHSGHTALVTKAAQRADFVVASIFVNPLQFGPTEDLATYPRTLAADQEKLLQAGCHLLFTPTVEEMYPHGMADQTIVRVPVVSEGLCGGSRPGHFDGVSTVVSKLFNMVQPDIAIFGQKDFQQLAVVSALVRDLNMPIQIIGEPTVRAADGLALSSRNGYLTEAERATAPALYRVIKQIGDALHNGEQNHEQLLDDGRKALESAGFRPDYLEIRQAVTLRPATPGDQDLVVLGAAFLGKTRLIDNLHLTTAP; translated from the coding sequence ATGAACACTGTAAAAACCGTGCGTGAACTGCGTGCCGCCGTGGCCCGCGCCCGCAGCGAAGGCAAACGTATCGCGCTGGTCCCGACCATGGGCAATCTGCACAGCGGTCATACCGCGCTGGTGACCAAGGCTGCGCAGCGTGCCGATTTCGTGGTGGCGAGCATTTTCGTCAACCCTTTGCAGTTCGGTCCTACAGAGGACTTGGCCACCTACCCACGCACGCTGGCGGCCGATCAGGAGAAGCTGCTGCAAGCCGGTTGCCATCTGCTGTTCACGCCCACGGTCGAAGAAATGTACCCCCACGGCATGGCCGACCAGACCATCGTGCGTGTGCCCGTCGTGTCTGAAGGCTTGTGTGGCGGCAGTCGCCCCGGCCATTTCGACGGCGTGTCCACGGTCGTGAGCAAGCTGTTCAACATGGTTCAGCCCGACATCGCGATCTTCGGCCAGAAAGACTTTCAACAGCTGGCCGTGGTCAGTGCGTTGGTGCGCGACTTGAACATGCCGATCCAGATCATTGGCGAGCCCACCGTCCGCGCGGCCGATGGCCTGGCGCTGTCTTCGCGCAACGGTTACCTGACCGAAGCGGAACGTGCGACTGCCCCTGCGCTGTACCGTGTCATCAAACAGATCGGTGACGCGCTGCACAATGGCGAGCAGAACCACGAACAATTGCTGGATGACGGCAGGAAGGCCCTCGAAAGCGCGGGTTTCCGTCCGGATTATCTGGAAATCCGCCAGGCCGTGACCCTGCGCCCCGCGACCCCGGGCGATCAGGATCTGGTGGTGCTCGGCGCCGCGTTCCTGGGCAAGACACGCCTGATCGACAATCTGCACCTGACCACGGCCCCGTAA
- the panB gene encoding 3-methyl-2-oxobutanoate hydroxymethyltransferase, translated as MPDITVTSLLGLKQKGEKITMLTAYDATFAHAASQAGVEILLVGDSLGMVLQGHDSTLPVTNADMAYHVASVKRGNQGALILADLPFMSYATPEQLFASSATLMQAGAHMLKIEGAGWLAESIRLLAERGVPVCAHMGLTPQTVNVLGGYKVQGRQEAQARQIRADAIALEQAGAAMLLLECVPSELAQEITQAVKIPVIGIGAGSAVDGQVLVLHDMLGLSITGRVPKFVKNFMIGQPDIQSAIAAYVSAVKDVSFPAPEHGFSA; from the coding sequence ATGCCAGATATCACCGTGACGTCCCTGCTGGGCCTGAAGCAGAAAGGTGAAAAGATCACCATGCTCACGGCCTACGACGCAACGTTCGCCCACGCAGCTTCACAGGCAGGCGTTGAAATCCTGTTGGTGGGCGACTCGCTGGGCATGGTTTTGCAGGGTCACGACAGCACCCTGCCCGTGACGAACGCCGACATGGCGTACCACGTGGCCAGCGTCAAACGTGGCAATCAGGGTGCACTGATCCTCGCCGACCTGCCGTTCATGTCCTACGCCACCCCGGAACAGCTATTCGCCAGCAGCGCGACGTTGATGCAGGCGGGCGCGCACATGCTCAAGATCGAGGGCGCGGGCTGGCTGGCCGAGTCGATTCGCTTGCTGGCTGAAAGGGGCGTTCCGGTGTGCGCACACATGGGCCTGACGCCGCAGACCGTCAACGTACTGGGCGGCTATAAAGTGCAGGGCCGTCAGGAAGCGCAGGCGCGGCAGATTCGTGCTGACGCCATTGCCCTGGAACAAGCCGGTGCCGCGATGCTGCTGCTGGAATGCGTGCCGAGCGAGCTGGCGCAGGAGATTACCCAAGCGGTGAAGATTCCGGTGATCGGCATCGGCGCGGGCAGCGCCGTCGATGGCCAGGTGCTGGTCCTGCACGACATGCTGGGTCTGTCCATCACCGGGCGCGTGCCCAAGTTCGTGAAGAACTTCATGATCGGCCAGCCTGACATTCAATCGGCCATCGCCGCCTACGTCAGCGCTGTAAAAGACGTCAGCTTCCCGGCCCCTGAACACGGATTCTCGGCATGA
- the folK gene encoding 2-amino-4-hydroxy-6-hydroxymethyldihydropteridine diphosphokinase, giving the protein MERVYVGMGSNLADPAEQLREAIQSLGQLPHTSLSGVSSFYVSDSLLPGQPRYTNAVAALDTALEPLVLLDALQGIENGQGRERLERWGPRTLDLDILLFGDRLIDEPRLMVPHYHMQARAFVLYPLAELAPGITFADGRALDDLLADCPFEGLERL; this is encoded by the coding sequence ATGGAACGGGTGTATGTCGGCATGGGCAGCAACCTCGCTGACCCAGCCGAACAACTGCGCGAGGCGATCCAGTCGTTGGGACAGTTGCCTCACACCAGCCTGTCAGGCGTGTCTTCTTTTTACGTGAGCGATTCGTTGCTGCCCGGTCAGCCGCGCTACACCAACGCCGTCGCCGCGCTTGATACCGCACTGGAGCCACTGGTCCTGCTGGATGCCTTGCAAGGTATCGAGAACGGTCAAGGGCGCGAACGGCTTGAGCGCTGGGGGCCAAGGACGCTGGACCTGGACATTCTGTTGTTCGGTGACCGGCTGATCGACGAGCCCCGTCTGATGGTCCCGCACTATCACATGCAGGCGCGGGCGTTCGTGTTGTATCCCTTGGCCGAGCTGGCGCCCGGGATTACCTTCGCTGATGGCCGCGCGCTGGATGACCTGCTGGCCGACTGCCCGTTTGAAGGGCTGGAAAGACTCTAG
- a CDS encoding polynucleotide adenylyltransferase PcnB — protein MLKKLFQSFRTPLRKPQQHTRTTPEVLSSSQHSLQRAQFSRYAVNIVERLQNAGYQAYLVGGCVRDLMLGITPKDFDVATSATPEQVRAEFRNARIIGRRFKLVHIHFGREIIEVATFRANHPQDDEEEDSNQSSRNESGRILRDNVYGTLEEDAQRRDFTINALYYDPVSERVLDYANGVHDIRNRLIRLIGDPQQRYKEDPVRMLRAVRFAAKLDFGIEKHSATPIRPLAPMLRDIPAARLFEEVLKLFLSGYAEPTFEMLVDLELFDPLFPASAKALEYTPTYTHTLISEALANTDLRVQQNKPVTPAFLFAALLWPALPARVLRLQERGMPPIPAMQEAAHELIAEQCQRIAIPKRFTMPIREIWDMQERLPRRSGKRADLLLDNPRFRAGYDFLLLRETAGEETDGLGEWWTDYQDANESGRRDMIRDLGSKSDTTGQGPRKRRRSGGGKRKRAGADASE, from the coding sequence ATGCTGAAGAAGCTGTTCCAGTCATTCCGTACTCCCCTGCGCAAGCCGCAGCAACATACGCGCACCACGCCTGAAGTGCTCAGCAGCAGCCAACACTCGTTGCAACGCGCTCAATTCAGCCGTTATGCGGTGAACATCGTCGAGCGTTTGCAGAACGCGGGCTACCAGGCCTATCTGGTCGGCGGCTGCGTGCGGGACCTGATGCTGGGCATCACCCCTAAGGACTTCGACGTCGCCACCAGCGCCACGCCTGAGCAAGTCCGGGCAGAATTTCGCAATGCGCGCATCATCGGCCGCCGCTTCAAGCTGGTTCATATCCACTTCGGTCGCGAAATCATCGAAGTGGCCACGTTCCGCGCCAATCACCCTCAAGATGACGAGGAAGAAGACAGCAATCAGTCGTCGCGCAACGAGAGCGGCCGGATTCTGCGGGACAACGTTTACGGCACGCTGGAAGAAGACGCCCAGCGTCGCGACTTCACGATCAATGCGCTGTATTACGATCCCGTCAGTGAACGCGTGTTGGATTACGCCAACGGCGTACACGACATCCGCAATCGACTGATCCGCCTGATCGGCGACCCTCAGCAGCGTTATAAAGAAGACCCGGTGCGGATGCTGCGTGCCGTGCGCTTCGCCGCCAAGCTGGATTTCGGCATCGAAAAGCACAGCGCCACGCCGATTCGCCCGCTGGCCCCAATGCTCCGCGATATTCCGGCAGCGCGCCTGTTCGAGGAAGTTCTCAAGCTTTTCTTGTCGGGTTACGCCGAACCAACGTTCGAGATGCTGGTGGATCTCGAATTGTTCGACCCGCTGTTCCCGGCAAGTGCCAAGGCACTTGAATACACCCCGACCTACACGCACACGCTCATCAGCGAGGCCCTGGCCAACACCGATTTGCGCGTGCAGCAGAACAAGCCGGTGACGCCAGCGTTCCTGTTCGCTGCGCTGTTGTGGCCTGCCTTGCCCGCTCGCGTCCTGCGCCTGCAAGAGCGTGGCATGCCACCGATCCCGGCCATGCAGGAAGCCGCGCATGAACTGATCGCCGAGCAGTGTCAGCGCATTGCCATTCCCAAGCGCTTCACCATGCCGATCCGCGAGATTTGGGACATGCAGGAGCGTCTGCCACGTCGCTCGGGCAAACGTGCCGACCTGTTGCTGGACAACCCGCGTTTCCGAGCCGGTTACGACTTCCTGCTGCTGCGTGAAACCGCGGGCGAGGAAACCGACGGCTTGGGCGAATGGTGGACCGATTATCAGGACGCCAACGAATCCGGTCGCCGCGACATGATTCGTGATCTGGGCAGTAAATCCGACACCACCGGCCAGGGCCCGCGCAAGCGTCGCCGTAGCGGTGGCGGCAAGCGCAAACGCGCTGGCGCCGACGCATCGGAGTAA